In the genome of Methylophaga nitratireducenticrescens, one region contains:
- the acnB gene encoding bifunctional aconitate hydratase 2/2-methylisocitrate dehydratase: MLQEYQTHVEERAAEGLPPLPLDAKQVSDIIEGLTQPQNTDREALIDLLVHRVPPGVDKSAYVKAGFLAAIAKQETQCDLITPVYATELLGTMMGGYNIQPLIELLDYDATAEAAETALSKIVMVYDAYHDVVEKAETNAYAKRILQSWAEAEWFLSRPPLAEEITLTVLKVPGETNTDDLSPATEAWSRPDIPLHAKAMLVSKMPDALDKIITLKEKGHPLAYVGDVVGTGSSRKSAINSVLWHMGHDVAYVPNKRQGGVILGNNIAPIFFNTAEDSGALPIECNVDQLETGDVITIKPYEGKIYNEAGEVVSEFTLRPTTIADEVRAGGRIPLIIGRGLTDKARETLGMPPSDVFKRPVEPVHSDKGFTLAQKMVGVACGVEGVRPGAYCEPKVTTVGSQDTTGAMTRDELKELACLGFSSDLVMQSFCHTAAYPKPVDIKLQHELPEFISTRGGVSLRPGDGVIHSWLNRMILPDTVGTGGDSHTRFPIGISFPAGSGLVAFAAALGVMPLDMPESVLVRFKGEMQPGITLRDLVNAIPYAAIQQGLLTVEKKGKKNIFNGRVLEIEGLPDLKVEQAFELSDASAERSANGCTVRLNREPIIEFLTSNISLMEWMIAEGYEDARTLQRRIDAMRAWLADPQLLKPDADAEYAAVIEIDLNEIKEPLLACPNDPDDIKPLSEVAGAHIDEVFIGSCMTNIGHYRAAGKVLEKMGNLPVKLWVAPPTKMDQHQLTEEGIYSIFGRVGARTETPGCSLCMGNQARVADNATVVSTSTRNFPNRLGNGAEVYLSSAELAAVVASMGRLPTVAEYLEKVAGIQPMAHEIYRYLNFNELEHYQRAKAS, encoded by the coding sequence GTGCTGCAAGAATATCAAACACATGTTGAAGAGCGTGCCGCAGAGGGTTTACCGCCTCTGCCGTTAGATGCAAAACAGGTATCTGACATCATTGAAGGACTTACACAACCTCAAAACACTGATAGAGAAGCACTGATTGATCTACTGGTTCACCGCGTTCCTCCCGGCGTGGATAAGTCAGCTTATGTTAAAGCGGGCTTTCTGGCGGCGATTGCCAAACAGGAAACACAATGTGATTTGATAACACCGGTTTATGCGACTGAACTGCTTGGTACCATGATGGGGGGATATAACATCCAACCTCTAATCGAATTACTGGATTATGATGCAACCGCTGAGGCAGCAGAAACAGCACTGTCAAAAATCGTCATGGTTTATGACGCTTATCATGATGTCGTGGAAAAAGCCGAAACAAATGCTTATGCAAAACGGATTCTGCAGTCTTGGGCGGAAGCCGAATGGTTTTTATCCCGTCCGCCATTAGCCGAAGAGATTACGCTTACAGTATTAAAAGTTCCTGGTGAAACTAACACCGATGATTTATCGCCAGCGACAGAAGCCTGGAGCCGTCCTGATATTCCATTGCACGCAAAAGCCATGCTGGTCAGTAAAATGCCAGATGCGCTAGACAAGATTATTACGCTGAAAGAAAAAGGGCATCCATTAGCTTATGTGGGAGATGTGGTTGGTACCGGATCTTCACGTAAATCTGCGATCAATTCTGTGCTCTGGCATATGGGACATGATGTGGCTTACGTCCCGAACAAACGTCAGGGCGGCGTTATTTTAGGTAACAACATTGCGCCTATTTTCTTTAATACTGCGGAAGACTCTGGTGCCTTGCCAATAGAATGTAATGTCGATCAGCTTGAAACGGGTGATGTGATTACCATCAAGCCCTATGAAGGCAAAATTTACAACGAAGCCGGTGAAGTCGTTTCTGAGTTCACTTTACGGCCTACCACTATTGCTGATGAAGTGCGTGCCGGTGGTCGTATTCCTTTGATTATAGGTCGTGGTTTAACCGATAAAGCCCGTGAAACATTGGGTATGCCACCATCAGATGTTTTCAAACGTCCGGTCGAACCCGTTCATAGTGATAAAGGCTTTACGCTGGCGCAGAAGATGGTCGGTGTGGCCTGTGGTGTGGAAGGTGTACGCCCAGGTGCTTATTGTGAACCAAAAGTCACTACAGTCGGTTCTCAGGATACGACGGGTGCAATGACTCGTGATGAGCTGAAAGAATTAGCCTGTCTCGGTTTCTCCTCTGATTTGGTGATGCAGTCTTTCTGTCATACAGCAGCTTATCCAAAGCCTGTTGATATTAAACTTCAGCATGAATTACCTGAATTCATCAGTACCCGTGGCGGTGTGTCATTACGCCCGGGTGACGGCGTTATACACTCATGGTTAAACCGTATGATTTTGCCGGATACCGTCGGTACCGGTGGTGATTCACATACCCGTTTCCCGATTGGTATCAGTTTCCCTGCTGGGTCAGGTTTAGTTGCGTTTGCCGCTGCGCTTGGCGTAATGCCATTGGATATGCCGGAATCAGTATTAGTACGTTTTAAAGGCGAAATGCAGCCGGGTATTACTTTACGTGATCTGGTTAATGCCATTCCCTATGCCGCTATTCAGCAAGGGTTGCTGACGGTTGAAAAGAAAGGTAAGAAAAATATCTTTAATGGCCGCGTGTTGGAAATCGAAGGTTTACCTGATTTAAAAGTCGAGCAGGCGTTTGAATTATCTGATGCCTCTGCTGAACGCAGTGCCAATGGCTGTACGGTAAGGTTAAATAGAGAACCGATTATTGAGTTTCTCACCTCAAATATTTCGTTAATGGAATGGATGATTGCTGAAGGCTATGAAGATGCCAGAACGCTGCAACGCCGCATTGACGCAATGCGTGCCTGGCTGGCTGACCCGCAATTGCTCAAGCCGGATGCTGATGCAGAGTATGCTGCCGTTATCGAGATTGATTTGAATGAAATCAAAGAGCCATTACTGGCTTGTCCGAATGACCCGGATGATATCAAGCCATTATCCGAAGTCGCTGGTGCTCATATTGATGAGGTGTTTATCGGTTCCTGCATGACCAATATCGGTCACTATCGAGCAGCCGGTAAAGTGCTGGAAAAAATGGGTAATCTGCCTGTTAAACTGTGGGTTGCTCCACCGACCAAAATGGATCAGCATCAATTAACGGAAGAGGGAATTTACAGTATCTTTGGTCGTGTTGGTGCCCGCACTGAAACTCCGGGTTGCTCGTTGTGTATGGGTAACCAGG
- the purB gene encoding adenylosuccinate lyase, whose protein sequence is MELTALTAISPVDGRYADKTKALRPYFSEYGLLRARVEVECRWLHLLGANADIQEVPKLSEDAEKFLNDLMNDFSVEDAAEIKAIERETNHDVKAVEYFIKRKFKNNAELDAVNEFVHFACTSEDINNTAYGIMLKNARENVILPEMDTLIGALKKLAQEQAKTPMMARTHGQPASPTTLGKELANVVKRLELQRTHVAAVLLYGKMNGAVGNYNAHYAAYPNVDWPMMANAFVTGLGLRWNKYTTQIEPHDYVAELFQAMIRFNTVLIDFCRDVWSYISIGYFKQKTVKGEIGSSTMPHKVNPIDFENAEGNLGIANATFDHLAMKLPISRWQRDLTDSTVLRNIGVGFAHSMLAYSSALKGISKLEAAPETMAADLDANWELLAEPIQTVMRRYGIENPYEKLKELTRGQRVNKQIMHEFIETLDLPEAAKFALKDMTPASYIGNAVEQAKNC, encoded by the coding sequence ATGGAATTAACTGCTCTTACTGCCATCTCACCAGTTGATGGTCGTTATGCCGATAAAACAAAGGCTTTACGCCCCTATTTCAGTGAGTATGGTCTGCTGCGAGCCCGTGTTGAAGTGGAATGCCGCTGGTTACATTTACTCGGCGCCAATGCAGATATCCAGGAAGTACCAAAACTAAGTGAAGACGCCGAAAAATTTCTCAACGATTTGATGAATGATTTCTCGGTAGAAGATGCGGCTGAGATCAAAGCTATCGAACGTGAAACTAACCATGATGTGAAAGCGGTTGAATATTTCATTAAACGTAAATTCAAAAACAACGCCGAGCTGGATGCGGTAAATGAGTTTGTGCATTTTGCCTGCACCTCGGAAGACATCAATAACACCGCTTACGGCATCATGCTTAAAAATGCCCGGGAAAACGTTATTCTGCCGGAAATGGACACCTTAATAGGTGCGCTGAAGAAACTGGCACAGGAACAGGCCAAAACTCCGATGATGGCTCGGACTCATGGTCAACCGGCCTCTCCCACCACACTGGGTAAAGAATTAGCCAATGTTGTAAAACGCCTTGAACTGCAACGCACTCACGTCGCCGCAGTATTGCTTTACGGGAAAATGAACGGCGCTGTGGGTAACTACAATGCCCACTATGCGGCTTATCCAAATGTTGACTGGCCAATGATGGCGAATGCGTTTGTCACCGGACTGGGACTGCGCTGGAACAAATACACCACCCAGATCGAACCGCATGACTATGTTGCTGAACTGTTCCAAGCAATGATTCGTTTTAATACCGTGCTGATTGATTTCTGTCGTGATGTCTGGAGCTACATCTCTATTGGCTACTTCAAACAAAAAACCGTCAAAGGCGAAATCGGCTCATCCACCATGCCACACAAGGTTAATCCAATTGATTTTGAGAATGCGGAAGGTAATCTGGGTATTGCCAATGCAACATTCGATCATCTGGCGATGAAGCTGCCTATTTCCCGCTGGCAGCGTGATCTGACCGATTCCACCGTGTTACGCAATATTGGTGTCGGTTTTGCTCACTCCATGCTGGCTTACAGCTCTGCACTCAAAGGTATTAGCAAACTCGAAGCTGCTCCCGAAACAATGGCCGCAGATTTGGATGCCAACTGGGAATTATTAGCGGAACCAATCCAGACGGTTATGCGTCGATATGGAATTGAGAATCCTTATGAAAAACTCAAAGAATTAACCCGTGGACAGAGAGTCAACAAACAAATCATGCATGAATTCATTGAGACGCTTGATTTGCCAGAGGCCGCTAAATTTGCATTGAAAGATATGACACCTGCAAGCTATATCGGTAATGCTGTTGAACAGGCAAAAAATTGTTAA
- a CDS encoding DUF7931 domain-containing protein: MTDNSNQAETNQIIAFDGKHEAAAAVLALVETAQREICFLGSDLDMVLLDNPAVIDCLKQLCINSRRTQIRILVDETQSSIMNSHRLLPLISKLTSSISVHILSEKQQRPKNIVMLVDHSGYLRCLNNQRYQGQANLHDPLTVRELKQQFEECWNHSFADVATRRLNL; this comes from the coding sequence ATGACTGATAATTCTAACCAGGCCGAAACTAATCAAATCATCGCATTTGATGGAAAACATGAGGCAGCTGCGGCTGTCTTGGCCCTGGTGGAAACCGCCCAGCGGGAAATCTGTTTTCTGGGCAGTGATCTGGATATGGTTTTACTTGATAATCCGGCAGTAATCGACTGTTTGAAACAACTTTGCATCAATAGCCGCCGTACCCAAATAAGAATATTAGTTGATGAAACCCAGAGTAGCATCATGAATTCCCATCGACTGCTACCGTTAATATCTAAACTCACCAGTTCGATCAGCGTGCATATTCTCTCGGAAAAACAACAACGACCCAAAAATATAGTGATGTTGGTGGATCATTCCGGCTATTTACGCTGTCTCAACAATCAACGCTATCAAGGTCAGGCCAATCTGCATGATCCCTTGACAGTCCGGGAACTCAAACAACAATTTGAAGAATGCTGGAATCACAGCTTTGCAGATGTTGCGACAAGGCGGTTAAATTTATGA
- a CDS encoding secretin N-terminal domain-containing protein produces MKIIYSILFLLLALPAVADQIRTIELQHRLASEILPMIEPMIDNYTTINGHDNLLIIKSSSQSFQEIERLAKQLDSRQQSLTVTVLRAQQQLNDEQYADDRFNIDLENPKNSSVEINRWSTKDSRERDQQYQARGIAGQPIDIQMGRAVADNQQQLIFYPHGGIAVQETTQYIQLDNGFQARVNILGNQQARVDILPLFSKMQRNGDISTTSLLTTVNGPLNQWILIGQIGEQQRQQTNTTTYRSHQDEQQWLYLKIELN; encoded by the coding sequence ATGAAAATTATCTATTCGATACTATTTTTATTATTAGCATTACCTGCAGTTGCTGATCAGATAAGAACCATTGAATTGCAACACCGTCTTGCGTCCGAAATATTGCCAATGATTGAGCCTATGATAGACAACTACACGACTATTAATGGCCACGATAACCTGTTGATTATCAAAAGTTCGTCGCAAAGTTTTCAGGAGATCGAACGACTGGCCAAACAGCTGGACAGCAGACAGCAGAGCCTTACCGTCACCGTGCTGCGTGCCCAGCAACAGCTCAATGATGAACAGTATGCTGACGATCGATTTAATATCGATTTAGAGAACCCGAAAAATTCATCGGTGGAAATAAATCGCTGGTCCACCAAAGACAGTCGAGAAAGGGATCAGCAATATCAGGCAAGGGGTATTGCCGGTCAGCCTATTGATATACAAATGGGCCGTGCTGTCGCTGATAATCAGCAACAGCTTATTTTTTACCCTCATGGTGGTATTGCGGTTCAGGAAACGACCCAGTACATTCAACTGGATAATGGCTTTCAGGCAAGAGTGAATATTCTCGGCAATCAACAGGCCCGTGTCGATATCCTGCCCTTATTCTCTAAGATGCAGCGTAATGGCGATATCTCAACAACCAGCTTACTAACTACTGTCAATGGTCCGCTAAACCAATGGATTTTAATTGGCCAGATTGGTGAACAACAACGCCAGCAAACTAATACAACAACCTATCGCAGCCATCAGGATGAACAACAATGGCTGTATCTGAAAATCGAACTAAACTGA
- a CDS encoding nitroreductase family protein → MAVSENRTKLSSIPKLMDIKEAIQTRRSVKHYDPAHQMTEAEVNELMEHAILSPTAFNIQHWRFVRIQDTEKRQQILEAAWGQAQVVDSSLLLVLCADLNAWEKQPERYWQHAPQAAQNAILPAIENYYANHHQGQRDECVRSASIAAMNIMLMARGMGYDTCPMDGFDFDKVARIINLPHDHIIVMMITVGKKLEDARPRAGQLPLEEVYFTDSF, encoded by the coding sequence ATGGCTGTATCTGAAAATCGAACTAAACTGAGTAGCATTCCAAAACTGATGGATATAAAAGAAGCGATTCAAACTCGTCGCTCGGTCAAACACTATGACCCGGCACATCAAATGACTGAAGCAGAAGTGAATGAGTTGATGGAACATGCCATCCTGTCACCCACCGCATTTAATATTCAACACTGGCGATTTGTCAGAATACAGGATACTGAAAAGCGTCAGCAGATTTTGGAGGCGGCCTGGGGGCAGGCCCAGGTGGTAGATTCCTCTTTATTGCTGGTACTCTGTGCCGATTTAAATGCTTGGGAAAAACAGCCTGAACGTTATTGGCAACATGCACCACAGGCTGCACAAAATGCCATACTGCCAGCAATCGAAAATTATTATGCCAATCACCATCAAGGTCAGCGTGATGAATGCGTTCGCTCGGCCAGCATTGCAGCCATGAATATTATGTTGATGGCAAGAGGCATGGGGTATGACACCTGCCCGATGGATGGTTTTGACTTTGATAAAGTCGCTCGCATCATTAACCTGCCCCATGATCATATTATTGTAATGATGATTACCGTTGGGAAAAAGCTGGAAGATGCGCGCCCCCGAGCAGGGCAATTGCCACTCGAAGAAGTTTATTTTACTGATAGTTTTTAA
- a CDS encoding GGDEF domain-containing protein translates to MKHSEHEERTAEWMRLALSKMKQYEIPPTPVNYALWFEYVSGTNLALVEAVDSEIELTGKITEQQVRLLHEQFFDDDKDRAAMFEMRQELARLLKQTLNYIYTGVTTTDRSNSHLQSMLTRLQPDLNRQQLHTLIEEVLIETRLAVSSGELLNEQLNGAMVEVAALKKELSDSRRESITDSLTGLANRKHFDELISEMIRDADQNGIDVSVIFCDVDMFSVINEKHGQLVGDQVLRVIAELMRKSLKGRDLVARYGGEEFAVILPNTSMQNARQLAESIRQDIAGKRIQRKDTREPLGTITMSFGVARYVPGEGVDSFLQRVDRAVYLAKRSGRNNVSDAPPPII, encoded by the coding sequence ATGAAACATAGTGAACATGAAGAGCGAACTGCTGAATGGATGCGACTAGCGCTCTCAAAAATGAAACAATATGAGATTCCTCCCACACCAGTAAATTATGCGCTTTGGTTTGAGTACGTTTCCGGTACAAATCTAGCGTTGGTAGAAGCCGTAGACAGTGAAATTGAACTAACAGGGAAAATAACTGAACAGCAAGTACGCTTGTTGCATGAACAATTCTTTGATGATGATAAAGATAGGGCTGCGATGTTTGAAATGCGTCAAGAGCTTGCCCGTCTTCTCAAACAGACTTTGAACTATATTTATACCGGTGTGACTACAACCGATCGTAGTAACAGCCATTTACAAAGTATGCTGACGCGCTTGCAACCAGATTTAAATCGTCAGCAATTGCATACACTCATCGAAGAGGTGCTTATTGAAACCCGACTGGCAGTTTCGTCGGGTGAATTACTCAACGAGCAGTTAAATGGTGCAATGGTAGAAGTTGCTGCACTGAAAAAAGAACTAAGCGATTCCCGTCGAGAATCAATCACAGATAGTTTGACTGGATTAGCCAATCGTAAACATTTTGATGAGTTGATCAGCGAGATGATCCGTGATGCTGATCAGAACGGCATCGATGTGTCAGTGATTTTTTGTGATGTGGATATGTTCAGTGTTATCAATGAAAAACATGGGCAGTTAGTAGGTGATCAGGTCTTAAGAGTGATTGCTGAGTTGATGAGGAAATCGCTGAAAGGACGTGATTTAGTCGCTCGTTATGGAGGTGAAGAGTTTGCTGTTATTTTACCCAACACCAGCATGCAAAACGCCCGTCAACTTGCTGAAAGTATTCGACAGGATATTGCCGGGAAACGGATTCAACGCAAGGATACCCGTGAACCACTTGGCACTATCACCATGTCATTTGGTGTGGCGCGTTATGTTCCTGGTGAAGGTGTTGATAGTTTCCTACAACGTGTTGATCGAGCGGTTTATCTGGCAAAACGCAGTGGACGCAACAATGTCTCAGACGCACCGCCGCCAATTATCTGA
- a CDS encoding argininosuccinate synthase yields the protein MSDIKKVVLAYSGGLDTSVILKWLQDKYQCEVVTFTADLGQGEEVEPARAKAKSLGIKEIYIEDLREEFARDYVFPMFRANAIYEGEYLLGTSIARPLIAKRLVEIAAQTGAEAVSHGATGKGNDQVRFELGAYGLNPNIKVIAPWREWDLLSRQKLLDYAEKHGIPVEMKQGKKSPYSMDANLLHISYEGGILEDPWAEAEESMWRWSVSPENAPDKATYLELSYEKGDIVAINGERLTPAQVMIYLNKVAGENGVGRLDIVENRYVGMKSRGCYETPAGTVMLKAHRAIESLTLDREVAHLKDELMPRYASMIYNGYWWAPERLMMQTMIDASQTSVNGDVRIKLYKGNVIVVGRQSATDSLFDESIATFEDDAGAYNQKDAEGFIKLNALRLKIAGKKK from the coding sequence ATGTCTGACATCAAAAAAGTCGTTCTTGCCTATTCTGGCGGTCTGGATACTTCCGTTATTCTTAAATGGCTGCAGGATAAATATCAATGTGAAGTGGTGACCTTTACAGCTGATCTGGGTCAGGGTGAAGAAGTTGAGCCGGCACGAGCAAAAGCAAAATCGCTGGGCATTAAAGAAATTTATATTGAAGATTTACGTGAAGAATTTGCTCGTGATTATGTGTTCCCAATGTTTCGTGCCAATGCCATCTATGAAGGTGAATACCTTTTAGGTACATCAATTGCCCGTCCTTTGATTGCCAAACGTCTGGTTGAGATCGCGGCTCAAACCGGTGCAGAAGCTGTCTCACATGGCGCTACTGGTAAAGGCAATGATCAAGTACGTTTTGAATTGGGCGCTTATGGCCTGAATCCAAATATTAAAGTGATTGCTCCGTGGCGTGAATGGGATTTGTTATCCCGTCAAAAACTATTGGATTACGCCGAGAAACACGGTATTCCGGTTGAAATGAAACAGGGTAAAAAATCACCTTATTCGATGGATGCCAATCTGTTACATATTTCTTATGAAGGTGGCATTCTTGAAGATCCATGGGCTGAAGCAGAAGAAAGCATGTGGCGTTGGTCGGTGTCACCGGAAAATGCTCCTGATAAAGCCACTTATCTTGAACTAAGCTATGAAAAAGGCGATATTGTAGCGATTAATGGCGAACGTTTAACCCCTGCTCAGGTGATGATTTATCTAAACAAGGTTGCCGGTGAAAATGGTGTTGGTCGCCTAGATATTGTTGAAAACCGTTATGTCGGTATGAAGTCCCGAGGTTGTTATGAAACACCAGCCGGTACAGTTATGCTTAAAGCCCATCGTGCTATTGAGTCATTAACACTGGATCGTGAAGTCGCTCATTTGAAAGATGAACTGATGCCACGTTATGCCAGCATGATTTACAACGGTTACTGGTGGGCACCGGAACGTTTGATGATGCAGACAATGATAGATGCATCACAGACATCTGTGAACGGTGATGTCAGAATTAAACTTTATAAAGGTAACGTCATAGTTGTTGGTAGACAGTCAGCCACCGATAGTCTGTTCGATGAATCTATTGCTACATTTGAAGATGATGCTGGTGCCTACAATCAGAAAGATGCAGAAGGCTTTATCAAATTAAATGCCCTAAGGTTAAAAATAGCAGGGAAGAAGAAATAG
- a CDS encoding DNA adenine methylase, whose translation MTREATLLKPPLKWAGGKRWLISRLLKLWKQFPDYRLVEPFCGGLSVALGLNPDKALLNDLNPALINFYQQLQQGLTIDLPLANDEQLYYQYRKQFNDISAHTDAERAQLFYYLNRTGYNGLCRFNKTGGYNVPFGRYKTINYVSDFAPYQSVLNQWEFSNMDFAQLDIRQNDFIYADPPYDVPFRQYSQQGFDWDDQVRLAEWLAKHDGPVVLSNQATDKIKKLYRDLGFTLQFLDAPRTISCKGDKRQAAREVLALRGF comes from the coding sequence ATGACCAGAGAAGCTACTTTGCTTAAACCCCCGCTAAAATGGGCTGGTGGCAAACGCTGGTTAATTTCCAGACTGTTGAAACTATGGAAACAGTTTCCGGATTATCGTCTTGTCGAGCCGTTCTGTGGTGGCTTGTCGGTAGCGTTGGGATTAAATCCCGATAAAGCATTGTTAAATGATCTGAATCCGGCTTTAATCAATTTTTATCAACAACTGCAGCAAGGCCTGACAATTGATTTGCCCCTTGCAAATGATGAGCAGCTCTATTATCAATACCGTAAACAGTTCAATGATATTTCAGCCCATACAGACGCTGAACGTGCTCAATTATTTTATTATCTTAATCGTACTGGTTATAACGGCCTGTGTCGTTTTAACAAAACGGGTGGTTACAATGTGCCATTTGGCCGTTACAAAACAATCAATTATGTAAGCGATTTTGCACCTTACCAGTCGGTATTAAATCAGTGGGAATTCAGCAATATGGATTTTGCCCAGCTGGATATTCGACAGAATGATTTTATTTATGCTGATCCGCCCTACGATGTGCCATTTCGGCAATATTCCCAGCAGGGGTTTGACTGGGATGACCAGGTCCGATTAGCCGAGTGGCTGGCAAAGCACGACGGACCAGTGGTGCTGTCAAATCAGGCAACAGATAAAATAAAAAAACTCTATCGTGATTTGGGGTTTACCCTGCAATTTCTTGATGCACCCCGAACAATAAGCTGCAAAGGTGATAAACGGCAGGCTGCAAGAGAAGTGCTTGCTTTGCGCGGATTTTGA
- the lpdA gene encoding dihydrolipoyl dehydrogenase, translating into MSLIEVKVPDIGDFDTVEIIEILVAEGDSVSENQDIITLESDKAAMEIPSSAAGIIKSINVKVGDKVAQGDVILSVESEADSAAEEKPAEPKPEADKPKPAETEKPAEKSKAAPVAKAEIPTDADMHAELVVLGSGPGGYTAAFRAADLGKQVILIERHQRIGGVCLNVGCIPSKALLHTAHVINEAKHIAENGVTFGAPKIDIRKVADWKDGIVSKLTGGLSALAKQRKVTVVHGEAQFSGTNLMQVKTEEGDKTISFENCIIAAGSRVTKIPVFPNDDPRMMDSTDALELEDIPKKLLVIGGGIIGLEMATVYNALGSEISVVELQDSLIPGADKDLVKPLHNHIQKQYKAIYLKTKVSKIDALKSGLKVTFEGDNAPDPQTYDKILVAVGRSPNGKLINAEAAGVDVNDYGFIKVNQQMQTNMPHIYAIGDIVGQPMLAHKATHEGKVAAEHIAGKKVAFDPMTIPSVAYTDPEVAWMGLSEDEAKKQGIDYVKGAFPWAASGRSLSVDRDEGLTKALFDKETGRLLGAGIVGPNAGELIAEAVLALEMGADAEDIGLSIHPHPTLSETFAFAAEMAEGNITDLIPPRKTLHSK; encoded by the coding sequence ATGAGTTTGATTGAAGTCAAAGTACCGGATATCGGCGATTTTGATACGGTTGAAATTATTGAAATTCTGGTTGCTGAAGGTGATTCAGTTAGCGAAAATCAGGACATTATTACGCTTGAATCTGACAAAGCCGCAATGGAGATTCCAAGCTCAGCTGCTGGCATCATCAAGTCAATAAATGTCAAAGTAGGTGATAAAGTTGCACAGGGTGATGTGATTCTGTCAGTTGAAAGTGAGGCAGACTCTGCAGCTGAGGAAAAACCAGCTGAACCCAAACCAGAAGCAGATAAGCCAAAACCTGCTGAAACAGAAAAGCCTGCGGAAAAATCCAAAGCAGCACCTGTTGCTAAAGCAGAAATTCCAACTGATGCTGACATGCATGCTGAGCTAGTGGTTTTAGGTTCCGGTCCTGGTGGTTACACGGCAGCATTTCGTGCTGCTGATTTAGGCAAACAGGTGATTCTGATTGAACGTCACCAACGAATTGGTGGAGTGTGTCTGAATGTTGGTTGTATTCCTTCAAAAGCTCTATTGCATACAGCACACGTTATTAATGAAGCAAAACATATTGCTGAAAATGGTGTGACCTTTGGCGCCCCAAAAATTGATATTCGCAAAGTCGCAGATTGGAAAGACGGAATTGTTTCTAAGCTGACCGGTGGATTATCAGCGTTGGCCAAGCAACGTAAAGTGACTGTGGTACATGGTGAAGCACAGTTCTCCGGTACTAATTTAATGCAGGTCAAGACAGAAGAAGGCGATAAAACCATCAGTTTTGAAAACTGCATTATTGCTGCTGGTTCACGGGTAACAAAAATCCCGGTGTTTCCGAATGATGACCCACGGATGATGGATTCTACCGATGCACTGGAGCTCGAGGATATTCCGAAGAAGCTGCTGGTCATTGGTGGCGGTATTATCGGCCTTGAAATGGCGACCGTTTACAACGCTCTGGGTTCTGAAATCAGTGTTGTCGAATTACAGGACAGCCTGATCCCCGGTGCCGATAAGGATCTGGTTAAACCTTTGCATAACCATATCCAGAAACAATACAAAGCGATTTATCTGAAAACCAAAGTCAGCAAAATCGATGCGTTAAAATCTGGCCTGAAGGTCACCTTTGAAGGTGATAATGCGCCAGATCCACAAACCTACGACAAGATTCTGGTCGCAGTGGGCCGTTCACCCAACGGTAAACTGATCAATGCAGAAGCTGCTGGTGTGGATGTAAATGATTATGGCTTTATTAAGGTCAATCAGCAGATGCAGACCAATATGCCGCACATCTATGCAATTGGTGACATTGTCGGTCAACCGATGCTGGCCCATAAAGCAACACATGAAGGTAAAGTGGCTGCAGAGCATATTGCCGGAAAAAAAGTGGCCTTTGATCCGATGACCATTCCTTCAGTCGCTTATACCGATCCTGAAGTTGCCTGGATGGGTCTCAGTGAAGATGAAGCGAAAAAGCAGGGCATTGATTACGTTAAAGGTGCTTTCCCATGGGCTGCCAGCGGTCGTAGTTTGAGTGTCGATCGTGATGAAGGTCTGACTAAAGCTTTGTTTGATAAGGAAACAGGACGTTTATTAGGTGCGGGTATTGTCGGACCAAATGCCGGTGAATTAATTGCTGAAGCGGTATTGGCACTGGAAATGGGAGCCGATGCAGAAGATATCGGATTAAGCATTCATCCTCATCCGACTTTGTCAGAAACGTTTGCCTTTGCAGCGGAAATGGCCGAAGGCAATATCACGGATCTGATTCCTCCACGTAAAACATTACATTCCAAGTAA